One region of Oncorhynchus nerka isolate Pitt River linkage group LG22, Oner_Uvic_2.0, whole genome shotgun sequence genomic DNA includes:
- the skp2 gene encoding S-phase kinase-associated protein 2 isoform X1 has product MGIKIVFLKTTSVVTSQVIQHAYTHTTIVPLFCTRPLQELPCLNEYLEGSMLSISQKSKRKKRERIGDGLDTENTPHELIHQWSPPHKQRVVCKGKENEENQFVLARRPRKRREFSGLSWDTLPDELLLGILSCLPLQDLLRMSRVCKRWHRLAFDESLWHSVDLVGNPQLDQALGQVLMAGVLGLRCPCTCIGEPHFTHTQHLRVQHMDLSSCTVSTPFLDDIISRCRRLENLSLEGLELSDWVIQSLSQNTELVRLNLCGCSGFSPDSLGEMLKSCSRLEELNLSWCDFSTDHVKAVVSNIPSNITQLNLSGYRQNLTMGDLKDLVERCPHLVNLDLSDSVLMTTSSFPILQQLQSLRHLALSRCYQIHPAALADFEKFPELQTLEVYGLVQDTYLPILSKSLPRLQINTRPFSGVARPTEATRRDRAMWGMTCRLVFRS; this is encoded by the exons taaaatagtttttttaaaAACTACATCAGTCGTTACATCCCAGGTAATACaacatgcgtacacacacacaacgattGTCCCCCTTTTTTGTACTAGGCCCCTACAGGAGTTGCCCTGCCTGAATGAGTATTTGGAGGGATCAATGCTGTCCATATCCCAGAAGAGCAAACGGAAAAAAAGAGAACGCATCGGAGACGGTCTGGACACAGAGAACACCCCTCACGAGCTCATTCACCAGTGGTCACCACCTCACAAGCAGCGGGTTGTCTGCAAGGGCAAAGAGAATGAGGAGAACCAGTTTGTGCTTGCCAGGCGACCAAGGAAAAGGAGGGAGTTCTCAG GCTTGTCCTGGGACACACTACCAGATGAGTTACTGTTGGGAATCCTTTCCTGCCTTCCCCTGCAGGACCTCCTCCGGATGTCCCGGGTCTGCAAGCGTTGGCATCGCTTGGC GTTTGATGAGTCTCTGTGGCATAGTGTGGATCTTGTAGGGAACCCCCAGCTGGATCAAGCTCTTGGGCAGGTGCTTATGGCTGGAGTACTGGGACTGCGCTGCCCCTGTACCTGCATTGGAGAACCACATTTCACCCACACACA ACACCTGCGTGTCCAGCACATGGATCTCTCCAGCTGCACGGTCTCAACCCCGTTTCTAGATGACATCATCTCCCGCTGCAGGCGACTAGAGAATCTAAGCCTGGAGGGACTGGAGCTTTCTGACTGGGTCATTCA GTCCCTATCCCAGAATACTGAGCTGGTACGGCTCAACCTGTGTGGCTGCTCTGGCTTCTCACCCGACTCGCTTGGTGAGATGCTCAAATCCTGCTCACG GCTTGAAGAGCTGAACTTGTCATGGTGTGACTTCAGTACTGATCATGTGAAGGCTGTTGTCAGTAACATCCCCTCCAATATCACTCAGCTCAACCTTagtggctacagacagaaccTTACTATGGGAG ATCTGAAAGACTTGGTGGAGAGATGTCCTCACCTTGTAAATCTGGATTTAAG tgacagtgttctgatgactaccTCAAGTTTCCCCATCCTGCAACAGCTGCAGTCTCTTAGACACTTAGCGTTGAGCCGTTGCTACCAGATCCACCCTGCTGCCTTAGC TGACTTTGAGAAGTTTCCAGAGCTGCAGACGTTAGAGGTGTACGGGCTGGTCCAGGACACTTACCTGCCAATCCTGAGTAAAAGTTTGCCCCGTCTCCAAATCAACACCCGGCCATTCTCTGGCGTGGCCCGTCCCACCGAGGCCACCCGGCGGGACCGTGCCATGTGGGGTATGACCTGTCGACTGGTGTTCAGGTCCTAG
- the skp2 gene encoding S-phase kinase-associated protein 2 isoform X2: protein MSHEGPLQELPCLNEYLEGSMLSISQKSKRKKRERIGDGLDTENTPHELIHQWSPPHKQRVVCKGKENEENQFVLARRPRKRREFSGLSWDTLPDELLLGILSCLPLQDLLRMSRVCKRWHRLAFDESLWHSVDLVGNPQLDQALGQVLMAGVLGLRCPCTCIGEPHFTHTQHLRVQHMDLSSCTVSTPFLDDIISRCRRLENLSLEGLELSDWVIQSLSQNTELVRLNLCGCSGFSPDSLGEMLKSCSRLEELNLSWCDFSTDHVKAVVSNIPSNITQLNLSGYRQNLTMGDLKDLVERCPHLVNLDLSDSVLMTTSSFPILQQLQSLRHLALSRCYQIHPAALADFEKFPELQTLEVYGLVQDTYLPILSKSLPRLQINTRPFSGVARPTEATRRDRAMWGMTCRLVFRS from the exons GCCCCTACAGGAGTTGCCCTGCCTGAATGAGTATTTGGAGGGATCAATGCTGTCCATATCCCAGAAGAGCAAACGGAAAAAAAGAGAACGCATCGGAGACGGTCTGGACACAGAGAACACCCCTCACGAGCTCATTCACCAGTGGTCACCACCTCACAAGCAGCGGGTTGTCTGCAAGGGCAAAGAGAATGAGGAGAACCAGTTTGTGCTTGCCAGGCGACCAAGGAAAAGGAGGGAGTTCTCAG GCTTGTCCTGGGACACACTACCAGATGAGTTACTGTTGGGAATCCTTTCCTGCCTTCCCCTGCAGGACCTCCTCCGGATGTCCCGGGTCTGCAAGCGTTGGCATCGCTTGGC GTTTGATGAGTCTCTGTGGCATAGTGTGGATCTTGTAGGGAACCCCCAGCTGGATCAAGCTCTTGGGCAGGTGCTTATGGCTGGAGTACTGGGACTGCGCTGCCCCTGTACCTGCATTGGAGAACCACATTTCACCCACACACA ACACCTGCGTGTCCAGCACATGGATCTCTCCAGCTGCACGGTCTCAACCCCGTTTCTAGATGACATCATCTCCCGCTGCAGGCGACTAGAGAATCTAAGCCTGGAGGGACTGGAGCTTTCTGACTGGGTCATTCA GTCCCTATCCCAGAATACTGAGCTGGTACGGCTCAACCTGTGTGGCTGCTCTGGCTTCTCACCCGACTCGCTTGGTGAGATGCTCAAATCCTGCTCACG GCTTGAAGAGCTGAACTTGTCATGGTGTGACTTCAGTACTGATCATGTGAAGGCTGTTGTCAGTAACATCCCCTCCAATATCACTCAGCTCAACCTTagtggctacagacagaaccTTACTATGGGAG ATCTGAAAGACTTGGTGGAGAGATGTCCTCACCTTGTAAATCTGGATTTAAG tgacagtgttctgatgactaccTCAAGTTTCCCCATCCTGCAACAGCTGCAGTCTCTTAGACACTTAGCGTTGAGCCGTTGCTACCAGATCCACCCTGCTGCCTTAGC TGACTTTGAGAAGTTTCCAGAGCTGCAGACGTTAGAGGTGTACGGGCTGGTCCAGGACACTTACCTGCCAATCCTGAGTAAAAGTTTGCCCCGTCTCCAAATCAACACCCGGCCATTCTCTGGCGTGGCCCGTCCCACCGAGGCCACCCGGCGGGACCGTGCCATGTGGGGTATGACCTGTCGACTGGTGTTCAGGTCCTAG
- the skp2 gene encoding S-phase kinase-associated protein 2 isoform X3, which translates to MRRTSLCLPGDQGKGGSSQDLLRMSRVCKRWHRLAFDESLWHSVDLVGNPQLDQALGQVLMAGVLGLRCPCTCIGEPHFTHTQHLRVQHMDLSSCTVSTPFLDDIISRCRRLENLSLEGLELSDWVIQSLSQNTELVRLNLCGCSGFSPDSLGEMLKSCSRLEELNLSWCDFSTDHVKAVVSNIPSNITQLNLSGYRQNLTMGDLKDLVERCPHLVNLDLSDSVLMTTSSFPILQQLQSLRHLALSRCYQIHPAALADFEKFPELQTLEVYGLVQDTYLPILSKSLPRLQINTRPFSGVARPTEATRRDRAMWGMTCRLVFRS; encoded by the exons ATGAGGAGAACCAGTTTGTGCTTGCCAGGCGACCAAGGAAAAGGAGGGAGTTCTCAG GACCTCCTCCGGATGTCCCGGGTCTGCAAGCGTTGGCATCGCTTGGC GTTTGATGAGTCTCTGTGGCATAGTGTGGATCTTGTAGGGAACCCCCAGCTGGATCAAGCTCTTGGGCAGGTGCTTATGGCTGGAGTACTGGGACTGCGCTGCCCCTGTACCTGCATTGGAGAACCACATTTCACCCACACACA ACACCTGCGTGTCCAGCACATGGATCTCTCCAGCTGCACGGTCTCAACCCCGTTTCTAGATGACATCATCTCCCGCTGCAGGCGACTAGAGAATCTAAGCCTGGAGGGACTGGAGCTTTCTGACTGGGTCATTCA GTCCCTATCCCAGAATACTGAGCTGGTACGGCTCAACCTGTGTGGCTGCTCTGGCTTCTCACCCGACTCGCTTGGTGAGATGCTCAAATCCTGCTCACG GCTTGAAGAGCTGAACTTGTCATGGTGTGACTTCAGTACTGATCATGTGAAGGCTGTTGTCAGTAACATCCCCTCCAATATCACTCAGCTCAACCTTagtggctacagacagaaccTTACTATGGGAG ATCTGAAAGACTTGGTGGAGAGATGTCCTCACCTTGTAAATCTGGATTTAAG tgacagtgttctgatgactaccTCAAGTTTCCCCATCCTGCAACAGCTGCAGTCTCTTAGACACTTAGCGTTGAGCCGTTGCTACCAGATCCACCCTGCTGCCTTAGC TGACTTTGAGAAGTTTCCAGAGCTGCAGACGTTAGAGGTGTACGGGCTGGTCCAGGACACTTACCTGCCAATCCTGAGTAAAAGTTTGCCCCGTCTCCAAATCAACACCCGGCCATTCTCTGGCGTGGCCCGTCCCACCGAGGCCACCCGGCGGGACCGTGCCATGTGGGGTATGACCTGTCGACTGGTGTTCAGGTCCTAG